TGCCCCTCCTCGTGCTGCTGGCATATGGGTTCGGCACCGATCCACGCGCGATTCCCTCGCCCCTCGTCGGGCGAGCGGCGGCGCCCTTCACGCTGACGACCTTCGACGGCCAGCCGGTGAGCCTCGACGGACTGCGCGGCCGCGTCGTCGTCCTGAACTTCTGGGCCTCCTGGTGCTATCCCGCCTGTTACGAGGAAGCGCCCGTCCTCGAGGCGGGCTGGCGCGCGTACCGCGAGCGCGGCGTCTCCGTACTCGGCGTCGACATCCAGGACACCGAGGAGGCGGCCCGGCGCTTCATCGGCGAGTTCGGCCTGACCTTCCCGAATGCGCCGGATCCCAAGGGGAAAGTCTCCATCGAATACGGCGTGTACGGGGTCCCCGAAACCTTCGTCATCGATCGCCGGGGACGGATCCGGGCCAAGCACGTCGGGGCCGTGACCGAGCAGTTCTTCCGATCGACCGTGGAGCCGTTGCTGGCGGAGTCCGCTGGATGAGTACGGTGCTCGTCGCCGCCATCCTGGTGCTGACGAGCGCCGCGGGCGCGGCGCCGGTCAGCGACGAGGCCGTCGCGCAGATCGCGAGCCAGCTCCGCTGCGTCGTCTGCCAGAACCTGTCGGTGGCCGATTCCCCGTCCGAGATGGCCCGGCAGATGCGCGAGGTCATCCGCGAGCGCCTGGCGCAGGGCGAGACGCCCGAACAGGTCCTGGCCTACTTCGTGGACAAGTACGGCGAGTGGGTCCTCCTCTCGCCGCGCACCCAGGGGTTCACCCTCCTCGTGTGGGTGCTGCCGTTCGCGGGACTCTTCGCCGGTCTGGGGGTGGTCTTGCTCGTCACGCTCCGGTGGAGCCGCCGGCCGTCCGAGGCTCGCGAGCCACTGGCGCCCGCCGATCGCGAGCGTCTGAGGGCCGAGCTCGAGAGGTTCAACGAGTAGCCGCCATGGTCATCGTCTTCGCCGCCCTGGCCATGGGCGTCCCGGCCGGGCTGTTCGTCCTCTGGCCTCTCCTCGTGCGCCGCGGCCCGTCCCGACCGGTGGCGCTCGATGACGGAGTGGCCGCGCTCGAGGCGGAGAAGGTCCTCGCCCTTCGCGCCATCCGCGAGCTCGAGCTCGATCGCGAGGCTGGCCTGCTCGCCGACGACGACTACGAGGAGCTCCGGACGCGCTACGAGGGCCGCGCGGCGGCGATCCTGCGGCAGCTGGACGCGCTCGGCCCTCGGCCCTCCGCCATCGCCGGCGCCGCCCGACGTGCCGCGCCACCACACGTCCCCTGGACGCAACGCCCGCTCGTCCTCGCGGGCGGGGCGCTGGCGATCCTGGTGTTCGGCGTCGTGCTCGGCGTGCTGGTCGTACGCTTCACCGGGCCGGCCCCTCCGGAGATGCGCGCGGAGTTACCCGGGCCGGCCGCGGCTCCGCCCACCGGGGAGGGGGGCAGCGCTCGTCCGATCCCCAAGGCGATGCTGGAGGGGATGCTCCGGGCCGCCCACGCGAGCCTGGACGCCGGGCGGTATCCGGAGGCCATCGCCGCCTACAAGGCGGTGCTCAAGCGGGACCCGCAGAACGTGGACGCCATCACCCATCTCGGGGTGATCCTCGCCCTCGCCGGGCATGCCGACGCCGCGCTCGAGGCATTCGATCGGGCCCTCGCGATCGACTCCTCGTACCCCCACGCGCTCTGGGACAAGGCGCGCGTCCTCTACGAGCTGCGCCAGGATTACGCGGGCGCCATCGCCGCCTGGGAGCGCTTCGTCGCCGTCGCCCCTCCGGGCGATGATCGCGAGCAGGCGCTGAGCCGGATCGGCGAGGCCCGGGCGCGCCTCACGGGGGCCCCCGCCCGGTGATGCCGGAGA
The genomic region above belongs to Candidatus Methylomirabilota bacterium and contains:
- a CDS encoding TlpA disulfide reductase family protein; translation: MSKRWLIPLAAVPLLVLLAYGFGTDPRAIPSPLVGRAAAPFTLTTFDGQPVSLDGLRGRVVVLNFWASWCYPACYEEAPVLEAGWRAYRERGVSVLGVDIQDTEEAARRFIGEFGLTFPNAPDPKGKVSIEYGVYGVPETFVIDRRGRIRAKHVGAVTEQFFRSTVEPLLAESAG
- a CDS encoding cytochrome c-type biogenesis protein; amino-acid sequence: MSTVLVAAILVLTSAAGAAPVSDEAVAQIASQLRCVVCQNLSVADSPSEMARQMREVIRERLAQGETPEQVLAYFVDKYGEWVLLSPRTQGFTLLVWVLPFAGLFAGLGVVLLVTLRWSRRPSEAREPLAPADRERLRAELERFNE
- a CDS encoding tetratricopeptide repeat protein; the protein is MVIVFAALAMGVPAGLFVLWPLLVRRGPSRPVALDDGVAALEAEKVLALRAIRELELDREAGLLADDDYEELRTRYEGRAAAILRQLDALGPRPSAIAGAARRAAPPHVPWTQRPLVLAGGALAILVFGVVLGVLVVRFTGPAPPEMRAELPGPAAAPPTGEGGSARPIPKAMLEGMLRAAHASLDAGRYPEAIAAYKAVLKRDPQNVDAITHLGVILALAGHADAALEAFDRALAIDSSYPHALWDKARVLYELRQDYAGAIAAWERFVAVAPPGDDREQALSRIGEARARLTGAPAR